The window ATGCTCAGGCTTGTAAATAATATATTCTGTGTTTTTTATGATACCTATACTGAAGAGCCTGCCTATCAACATATGGAAAAAGTTTTTAATCAATTCAATCTTTGACTCTTCAGTCTCCTTTAGCACAAGAGTTCTCAAACAGAAAATTAAGAAGCTGGCTaaacatatataatatatttGAATTGTGAGCATACAACACTTTTTTTCTACACAAATTCATAGCATAGAGAGTTGAGgttatactttttttttttataaccacTTACTGGTGGTTTTATTAAGGTGAACAAAACAAAGGAAACTGATTGTGACTGTATTAATTAAGTAGTAGACTTTGCATCAACTTGTCAAATAAGAGAAGTGAAACTATGTGCATATAATTTAGCAGCCCGCCAGCAAGTACTATTCATTGGATTCATGCATTAGACATAATCCTTATAAGAGCATCTACGTTTTCGCCTACATATTATTCAAGACACTTCAGAAGCTGCAGATACTCCTAAAACTAGAAAAATTTTATACCTTTCCAATGGCTGAGAACTACCACACAAAAAGCCATGACCAAAATGGTTTTCAAGATGCACAAGTGGCTGTGATTATGGTGCCACTTTCAGCACAAGGTCATCTCAACCAGCTTCTCCACCTCTCTAGGCTTATCTCCTCGTGTAATATCCCTGTACACTATGTTGGAGCAACCACTCATATTCGCCAGGCTAAGTTCCGTGTCCATGGTTTTGACCCTCTCACAGCTAAAAACCTACATTTTCATGAATTCCCTACACCACCTTTTGAAAATCCCCCTCCAAATCCTAATGCTTCTCATAAGTTTCCTAACCAATTAATCCCTTCATTTTATGCAGCAATCCATCTCCGGGAGCCAGTGTGCTCTCTTGCACGCAAACTCTTGGATGCAAACCATCGGAGAGTGATTGTTATTTATGATTCTATGATGACTTGGGTAGTAGAGGATGTGCCAGCAATTCCGAATGCTGAGTGCTACCAGTTTAATAGTATCTCAGCTTTTCATACGTTTTCATTGATCTGGGAAATCAAAGGAAAGCCTTTGCTAGCAGGAACTGAAGTATTCGAAGACATTCCATCAGTCGAAAACGGCGGCACTACTACCAAATTATGGGAATTGTGGAGGAAACAAGAATCCCTTATGGGGAAAATCAGCTCTGGAGAACTTTACAATTCATCCAGAGTAATAGAAGGTTTATACCTTGATTTAGTAGCCAAAGAAAAGGATGACTTAAACCTATGGGCTATTGGTCCATTCAATCCATTGTTACTAACTGAGCAGAAGAAAGACTCAGATAAGCGTCACCAAACCTTGGATTGGCTTGACAAACAAGAACCAGACTCAGTTATATATGTATCTTTTGGAACATCTACTTCGTTTTCTAATGAAGAAATCGAAGAACTCGCCATTGGATTAGAGAAAAGCATGCAAAAGTTCATTTGGGTTATCAGAGATGCTGACAAAGGAGATGTTTTTGCAGGTGAAGAAAGGAGAGCTCAGCTTCCTGAAGGATATGAAGAGAGAATAAAAGGAAGAGGAATTATTGTTAGAGATTGGGCACCTCAGTTGGAAATT is drawn from Nicotiana tomentosiformis chromosome 12, ASM39032v3, whole genome shotgun sequence and contains these coding sequences:
- the LOC108944579 gene encoding zeatin O-glucosyltransferase-like, yielding MAENYHTKSHDQNGFQDAQVAVIMVPLSAQGHLNQLLHLSRLISSCNIPVHYVGATTHIRQAKFRVHGFDPLTAKNLHFHEFPTPPFENPPPNPNASHKFPNQLIPSFYAAIHLREPVCSLARKLLDANHRRVIVIYDSMMTWVVEDVPAIPNAECYQFNSISAFHTFSLIWEIKGKPLLAGTEVFEDIPSVENGGTTTKLWELWRKQESLMGKISSGELYNSSRVIEGLYLDLVAKEKDDLNLWAIGPFNPLLLTEQKKDSDKRHQTLDWLDKQEPDSVIYVSFGTSTSFSNEEIEELAIGLEKSMQKFIWVIRDADKGDVFAGEERRAQLPEGYEERIKGRGIIVRDWAPQLEILAHPSTGGFMSHCGWNSCMESISMGVPIAAWPMHSDQPRNSQLVTKFLKIGLTVRHWTRRDELVTSEIVETAVRTLMASPEGNEMRKRASELSDAVKQSVMDGGVNCVEMDSFIAHITR